ACGGGCAGGCCCGCCAAGGCGGGATCGGTGACGATCAGCGGATGGGCGAAGCCCTGCTCCTTTAGGAAGGGACCGAGCTCCCGGACCACGTCCTTTCCGAAACGAATGCGCGTCGGAAAGTGATAGGTGTATTTTTGTTCAAATAATCTCAAAGTACCTCTTCAATTCCCAGTCGGTCACCGCCTTCAGGTATTGCCGCCACTCCCACTCGCGCGTCTGGACGAAGTGCTTCACGAACTTCTCGCCCAAGAGTTCCGGGGCGAGCGACGATGTTTTCATGAGTTGGGTGGACTCCCAGAGATTGGATGCCAGGCTCCCATGGGATTTGTCCTGATAGCCGCTCGCTCGTGTCGGCGGCGCCGTGAGCTTCATCTTCGTTTTGATGCCGTACAGCCCGGAGGCCAGGTTCGCGGCCATGACGAGATAGGGGTTGGCGTCGGCCCCGGAAACCCGGAACTCCAGACGCGTGGCCTCGGCGCTCCCCGGCAAGGCGCGAATCGCGGTCGTCCGGTTGTCGACCCCCCACGTCGGCGTCGTCGGCGCCCAGGCGCCTTCGACCAGGCGCTTGTAGCTGTTGATCGTCGGCGCATACATCGGAAGGAGCTCGGGCAGACAGTGCAGGACCCCCGCCAGGTAACTCTTCATGAGATCGCTCATGCCATCCTTGGCGCGCGCATCGTAAAAGAGATTCTTCTTTCGCCCCTTGTCCCACAGGCTTTGGTGAAAATGGCCGCCGCAGCCCGGAAGGTCCTGATTCCACTTGGCCATGAAGCTGGGGACGATGCCATGGAGGTGCGCGATCTCCTTGACCCCAGCCTTAAAGAGGACGGCCCGGTCGGCGGCTTCGAGAACTTCATCGTAGAGGATCGCCGCTTCATAAACCCCCGGACCCGTTTCGGTGTGCAGGCCTTCCAAGGGGACCCGGAATTTTCCCAAGAGATCGAAGAGGTCGTTGAAGTAGGGGCTGTTCTTCGAGGCGCGCAACAACGAGTAACCGAACATCCCTGAAGTGATGGGTTTTGGGTCGGGCGGTGTTTCGCGGAAATTAAACCACTCGAACTCTTCGGCGAAGAGGGGCGTGTAGCCCAAGCGCCCCGCTTCCCCGCGGACCTTCTTCAGGAGGCTGCGGGGGCAAACGTCCAGCGGCTCGTTCTGAGCGTTGCGGAAATCCGCCAATAGAAAAGGGATGTTGTTGTCCCACGGCACGCGCCGGAAGGTGGCGAAGTCGATCACGGCCTGGGCGTCCGGGTAACCCGTGTGCCATCCCGTGTAGGTCGTGTTGTCGTAGCAGGCGTCCGAGGAATCCCAGCCGAAGACGACGTTGCAAAATCCAAAGCCGCCGGACTCGACGATGGAGAGAAACTTGTCGCGATGAATGACCTTGCCCCGGAGGACCCCGTCCACGTCGGTGATGGCGACCTTCACCTTCCCCAGAGGGTCCCTACGGATCTCATCGATAACTTTTCGGGCCATTGTTCGGAAGTGTACCAGAGACGGGCCGGAAACGGGAAGGAGAGGCTACTTCAGCCCCAAGACGTCCGCCATCGAGTAGAGGCCGTTCGGCTTGCCGGCGATCCACTTCGCCGCCCGGAGCGCGCCCAGCGCGAAGGTGTCCCGGGAGGTGGCGCGGTGGGTCACCTCCAGACGCTCGCCGTTGCCTAGAAAAAGGACCGTGTGATCGCCGACGACGTCCCCGCCGCGCACGGTCTGGATACCGATCTCGTTGGATTTCCGGGCGCCGATCAGGCCTTCGCGGTGATACACGGCGTCTTTCGCGAGGTCGCGGCCCAGGGCCTTCGCCAGGACCTCGGCCGTCGTCATCGCCGTCCCGCTCGGGGCGTCCTTCTTCAGGCGATGGTGGGCCTCCACGATCTCCACGTCGAAGCCGTCCCCCAGGAGCCGCGCGGCGTCGGCAACGACCTTCCAGAGGACGTTCACGCCCACGCTCATGTTCGAGGCCATGACGAACGGAAGCCTCTTGGCCAGGCTTTCGATCGCCTTCCTCTCCTCCGGACCATGCCCCGTGGAGCCGATCACCGCGGCCTTGCCGTGCCTGGCGGCGATCTCCAAATGAGCAAGAGTGGTCTGAGGCGCGGTGAAGTCGATCAGCACGTCGGCCCGGGGCATGACGGCGTCGAGCGAGTCTGTGATCTTCACGCCGCACTCCCCGTCGCCGGCGACGAGACCCGCGTCCTTGCCGAGCGCCGAGTCGCCGGGGCTTTCCAGGGCTCCGACGAGTTCGAAGCCCGAATCGGAGAGGATGTTCGCGATGATGCGGGTCCCCATCCTTCCGACGGCCCCCGCGACGGCGATCTTGGTCATACGAGTTTGAGCTCCTTCAGAACGCCCTTGAGCCGCGACGCGTTCTCCTCGCCCATTTTGCAAAGCGGCAACCTCATCCGGCTCGAACAGCGCTTCATGAACCCCAGTGCCGTCTTGACCGGTATGGGATTCGTTTCGAAAAACATCGCCGCGTTGAGGGACTGCAGGCCCTCCTGAATCGCCCTCGCCTCGGCGCGGTTGCCGGCATCAAAGGCGTCCCAAATTTGAGCGAGCTTGCGGGGGGCGACATTGGCCGTCACCGAGATCATGCCCCGTCCGCCCATTTCCAAAATGTCGACGTTCTGGGCGTCCTCACCCGACAGGATCGTCAGATCCGAACCGCACAGGCCGATCAGTTTGCGGACCTGGTCGAGATTCCCGCAAGCCTCCTTGATGCCGACGATATTCTTGATGGCCGCCAGCCGCGCGACCGTCTCCGGAAGCATGTTGACGGCCGTCCGGCCCGGCACATTGTAGAGGACGATGGGGAGATCGACCGCCTCGGCGATGGCCTTGAAGTGCTGGGTGAGCCCCTCCTGCGTGGGCTTGTTGTAATAGGGGGTCACTTGAAGCGAACCGTCGGCGCCCGTCTCCTGGGCGCGCCGGGTGATCTCGATCGCCTCGACGGTGGCGTTCGACCCCGTTCCGGCCAGGACCGGAATCCGGCCCCGCGTCTGTTCCACGACGATCCGGATGACCCGGTCGTGCTCCTCGTAGTCGAGCGTGGCGGACTCGCCCGTCGTCCCGCAGGGAACCAGGACATCGGTGCCCTCCGCGATCTGCCACTCGACCAGTTCGCGCAGCGAATTCTCGTCAATCTCAGGCTTGAGCCCCGGCCCGTCCTTGAAAGGCGTGACCAGGGCGACCATGGATCCTTCGAAGATTTTCATGATGTTCCCGTGTAGGGGCGAACCTTGTGTTCGCCCGCCTACAAATCGATCTCTCCCTTGAAAACCGTCGCGGCCTCGCCCGTCATGTAGACGTGGTCGTCCTCGCGGTTCCACTCGATCTCCAGGACGCCGCCGGGGAGCTTCACCTTCACCTCGCGCCCGGCCTGGTTGTTCAGGACCGCGGCCACGGCGACGGCGCAAGCCCCGCTGCCGCACGCCAGCGTCTCCCCCGCGCCGCGCTCCCACACGCGCATCTCGATCAGCGTCGGCGACACCGCGCGCGCGAACTCGACGTTCGTCCGTTGGGGAAACAGATGATGCCGTTCCAGCTGCGGCCCCATCTTCTCCACGGGGTACGTCTTCGGGTCGTCCACGAACAGCACACAGTGCGGATTTCCCATCGACACGCAGGTGGCGCGGATCTCCTTGCCGTCCACGCGGATCGGCCGGTTGATGACGCGGCCCGAGAGATTCACGGGGATCTGCTTGCCCTTGAGGATGGGCGCGCCCATGTCGACCTTCACCTTGCTCTGGGAAAGGATCTTCGCCGTCTGGATTCCGGCCGGCGTCTCCACCGTGATGTCATTCTTGTTCGTCAGTTTCTCGTCGCGGACGTACTTGGCCAGGCACCTCAGCCCGTTCCCGCACATGCCGACGTCGCTGCCGTCCGCGTTGTAGATGCTCATCTTGAAGTCCGCCTTGCGCGAGTTCTCGAGCACGAGGACCTGGTCCGCGCCGACGCCGAAGCGGCGGTCGCAGTACTCCTTCGCGAACTTTTTCAGGTTCGGGACCTTCTTCTTGCGGCAATCGAGCACGATGAAGTCGTTGCCCGTCCCATGCATCTTTGTGAATTGGATTTTCATATTAAAAATTTAGGGACATGTTCCCCGTGCAACAAATCCTTATACTCCTCTCTCTTTCGAATCACGTGATACTCGTTCCCATGAACCATCACCTCGGCCGCGCGCGGGCGCGAGTTGTAATTGGACGCCATCACGAAGCCGTAGGCGCCCGCGCTCATCACGGCCAAAACGTCGCCGGACTGTAGCACGGGGAGGGCCCTTTTTTCCGCAAGAAAGTCGCCCGATTCGCAGACCGGGCCCACGACGTCCACCGTCTGTTTGCGGCCCCTGCCCGCCTTGAGGGGCCAAATGTCATGATAGGACCCGTACAGCGAAGGCCGGATCAAGTCGTTCATGGCCCCGTCCACGACGACGAAGGACTTGCCCCCCGTCCCCTTCTTATAAAGGACCGAGGTCAACAGGACGCCCGCGTTGCCCACCAGCACGCGCCCCGGCTCAAAGAGAATGCGGCACCCAAGATCCTTCAGACCCTTGCGAAGCGCGTCCGCGTACTGCTGGGGCGAAGGAGGCTTTTCGTTCCGGTAGGGGATGCCCAGGCCGCCACCCAGGTCCAGGTGACGGATGTCGAAACCCTTCGAACGGAGCGTCGTGACGACCTCCGCAACCTTGGCCAGGGCATCCCGGAACGGGGACAGCGTCGTGATCTGCGAGCCGATGTGGCAGCTCACGCCCTGGATGCGGATACCCGTCAGGGTCCGCGCCGCCTCGTAGAGTTTCAACGCCTGCGCCACGGGCACGCCGAACTTGCTCTTCTTCAATCCCGTCGAGATGTAGGGATGCGTCTTCGGGTTGATGTCCGGGTTCACGCGGATCGACACGGGTGCCTGCCGCCCTAAGCCGCGCGCCACTTCGTCCAAAGCGGACATCTCGGCCTCGGACTCGACGTTGAACTGGAGGATGCCTCCGCGAGAGGCGGACCCGCAGGTGAGGGCGTATCGCATCTCCTCGCGGGTCTTGCCGACGCCCGAGTAGACGATCCGATCCGGTGGCACGCCGGCCGTCAGCGCCCGGAAGAGCTCGCCGCCGGAAACGATATCGACACCGCCGCCCATTTTAACGAAGGCGCGCAGGATCGCGATGTTCGAATTGGCCTTCATCGCAAAGCAGACCATGTGGGGAAGGCCGTCGAACGGGCGGTCGAACGCCTGAAAGTGCCTCGCGAGCGTCGCGTAGCTGTAGACGTAGGCGGGCGTGCCCACCTCGGATGCGATCCTCCGGAGCGGGACGTCCTCGCAATGCAATTCGCCCTTTTTGTAATCAAAGTGATGCATTCTTCAGTCTCATTTCCATCCTGCCGATCTCCTTCGCCACGTTCGCCTTCGCCGTCCCCCCCGTCACCCTGCGGTGGTTGACCGCCGCCTTCACGTCCAGGGCGCGGAAGACGTCCGGCGTGAATTTGCCGGAAAATCCCTTCAGCTCGGCGAGCGTCAGATCCCGCAGGTTTTTTCCCCTCTCGAGGGCGTGCCTCACGATCCGCGCGGTGATCTCGTGCGACGACCGGAAGTCGACGCCGTGGCGCACGAGCCAGTCGGCCAGATCGGTCGCGAGCAGGAAGCCGTCCGAGGCTGCCTTCTCCGTCTTCGCGACGTTCGGCCGCGTCCCGGCGATCAGGGCCGCCACGATCCGCACCGTCGGGATCAGCGTGTCGAAGAGTCCGAAGATCGCCTCTTTGTCCTCCTGAAGGTCCTTGTTGTAGGCCAGCGGCAGACCTTTGATGAGCGTCAGTAGCCCCATCAAGTGGCCCACGACGCGCCCCGTCTTGCCGCGGACGAGCTCCGGCACGTCGGGATTCATCTTCTGCGGCATCATCGAGGAACCCGTGCAGAAGGATTCCGGGAGTTTGACGAAGTCGAATTCCGAAGAAGACCAGAGGATCAGCTCCTCGGACAGGCGCGACAGATGGACCATGAGCAGGGCCCCCGCCGCCGCGATCTCGACCGCGAAGTCCCGGTCGCTCACCGCATCGAGGCTATTGCGCGTCACACCGTCGAACCCAAGCTCCTTGGCCACGAACTCGCGGTCGAGGGGGAACGTCGTGCCGGCCAGCGCCCCGGAGCCCAAGGGCATCAAGTTCAGGCGCTTGTAGGCGTCTTCCAAACGCCCCCGGTCGCGCTCGAACATCTCCACGTAGGCCATCAGATGATGCGAAAACAGGACCGGCTGGGCCCTCTGCAGGTGCGTGTAGCCGGGCATCACGACGCCCAGAAATCCTCGCGCCTTCTTCAAAAAAACCTTCTCGAGGTCAACCAAGCCGGCATGGAGCTGGCGGAGATGGTCCCGGCAATAAAGCCGGACGTCGAGGGCGACCTGGTCGTTTCGGCTGCGGGCGGTGTGCAGACGCCCCCCGGCCGGCCCGATCCGGGCGATCAGGGCCTTTTCGATGTTGAGATGGACGTCCTCGTCTTCCTCGCGGAAGGCGAACCGCCCCGCCTCGATCTCCTGCAAGATGCCGTTCAACCCCCGGGCGATCCTCTTATAGTCGTCGGCCTTAAGAACCCCCACCCGGTGGAGCATCTTGGCGTGTACGAGGCTCCCCACGATGTCATAGCGGTAGAGTCGCCGGTCAAAGGAGATCGACTGGGTATACGTGAGGGCCCGTGGGTCGATCC
This sequence is a window from bacterium. Protein-coding genes within it:
- a CDS encoding glutamine synthetase family protein — protein: MARKVIDEIRRDPLGKVKVAITDVDGVLRGKVIHRDKFLSIVESGGFGFCNVVFGWDSSDACYDNTTYTGWHTGYPDAQAVIDFATFRRVPWDNNIPFLLADFRNAQNEPLDVCPRSLLKKVRGEAGRLGYTPLFAEEFEWFNFRETPPDPKPITSGMFGYSLLRASKNSPYFNDLFDLLGKFRVPLEGLHTETGPGVYEAAILYDEVLEAADRAVLFKAGVKEIAHLHGIVPSFMAKWNQDLPGCGGHFHQSLWDKGRKKNLFYDARAKDGMSDLMKSYLAGVLHCLPELLPMYAPTINSYKRLVEGAWAPTTPTWGVDNRTTAIRALPGSAEATRLEFRVSGADANPYLVMAANLASGLYGIKTKMKLTAPPTRASGYQDKSHGSLASNLWESTQLMKTSSLAPELLGEKFVKHFVQTREWEWRQYLKAVTDWELKRYFEII
- the dapA gene encoding 4-hydroxy-tetrahydrodipicolinate synthase, encoding MFEGSMVALVTPFKDGPGLKPEIDENSLRELVEWQIAEGTDVLVPCGTTGESATLDYEEHDRVIRIVVEQTRGRIPVLAGTGSNATVEAIEITRRAQETGADGSLQVTPYYNKPTQEGLTQHFKAIAEAVDLPIVLYNVPGRTAVNMLPETVARLAAIKNIVGIKEACGNLDQVRKLIGLCGSDLTILSGEDAQNVDILEMGGRGMISVTANVAPRKLAQIWDAFDAGNRAEARAIQEGLQSLNAAMFFETNPIPVKTALGFMKRCSSRMRLPLCKMGEENASRLKGVLKELKLV
- the lysA gene encoding diaminopimelate decarboxylase, whose translation is MHHFDYKKGELHCEDVPLRRIASEVGTPAYVYSYATLARHFQAFDRPFDGLPHMVCFAMKANSNIAILRAFVKMGGGVDIVSGGELFRALTAGVPPDRIVYSGVGKTREEMRYALTCGSASRGGILQFNVESEAEMSALDEVARGLGRQAPVSIRVNPDINPKTHPYISTGLKKSKFGVPVAQALKLYEAARTLTGIRIQGVSCHIGSQITTLSPFRDALAKVAEVVTTLRSKGFDIRHLDLGGGLGIPYRNEKPPSPQQYADALRKGLKDLGCRILFEPGRVLVGNAGVLLTSVLYKKGTGGKSFVVVDGAMNDLIRPSLYGSYHDIWPLKAGRGRKQTVDVVGPVCESGDFLAEKRALPVLQSGDVLAVMSAGAYGFVMASNYNSRPRAAEVMVHGNEYHVIRKREEYKDLLHGEHVPKFLI
- the dapF gene encoding diaminopimelate epimerase; this encodes MQFTKMHGTGNDFIVLDCRKKKVPNLKKFAKEYCDRRFGVGADQVLVLENSRKADFKMSIYNADGSDVGMCGNGLRCLAKYVRDEKLTNKNDITVETPAGIQTAKILSQSKVKVDMGAPILKGKQIPVNLSGRVINRPIRVDGKEIRATCVSMGNPHCVLFVDDPKTYPVEKMGPQLERHHLFPQRTNVEFARAVSPTLIEMRVWERGAGETLACGSGACAVAVAAVLNNQAGREVKVKLPGGVLEIEWNREDDHVYMTGEAATVFKGEIDL
- the argH gene encoding argininosuccinate lyase; its protein translation is MTKTKKKQALKPCKWSGRFARGIDPRALTYTQSISFDRRLYRYDIVGSLVHAKMLHRVGVLKADDYKRIARGLNGILQEIEAGRFAFREEDEDVHLNIEKALIARIGPAGGRLHTARSRNDQVALDVRLYCRDHLRQLHAGLVDLEKVFLKKARGFLGVVMPGYTHLQRAQPVLFSHHLMAYVEMFERDRGRLEDAYKRLNLMPLGSGALAGTTFPLDREFVAKELGFDGVTRNSLDAVSDRDFAVEIAAAGALLMVHLSRLSEELILWSSSEFDFVKLPESFCTGSSMMPQKMNPDVPELVRGKTGRVVGHLMGLLTLIKGLPLAYNKDLQEDKEAIFGLFDTLIPTVRIVAALIAGTRPNVAKTEKAASDGFLLATDLADWLVRHGVDFRSSHEITARIVRHALERGKNLRDLTLAELKGFSGKFTPDVFRALDVKAAVNHRRVTGGTAKANVAKEIGRMEMRLKNASL
- the dapB gene encoding 4-hydroxy-tetrahydrodipicolinate reductase; the encoded protein is MTKIAVAGAVGRMGTRIIANILSDSGFELVGALESPGDSALGKDAGLVAGDGECGVKITDSLDAVMPRADVLIDFTAPQTTLAHLEIAARHGKAAVIGSTGHGPEERKAIESLAKRLPFVMASNMSVGVNVLWKVVADAARLLGDGFDVEIVEAHHRLKKDAPSGTAMTTAEVLAKALGRDLAKDAVYHREGLIGARKSNEIGIQTVRGGDVVGDHTVLFLGNGERLEVTHRATSRDTFALGALRAAKWIAGKPNGLYSMADVLGLK